In Tamandua tetradactyla isolate mTamTet1 chromosome 7, mTamTet1.pri, whole genome shotgun sequence, the following are encoded in one genomic region:
- the SUV39H2 gene encoding histone-lysine N-methyltransferase SUV39H2 isoform X2 — translation MEYYLVKWKGWPDSTNTWEPLQNLKCPLLLQQFSNDKQNYLSQVKKGKAITLKDSNKALKPAIAEYIVKKAKQRIALQRWQDELNRRKNHKGMIFVENAVDLEGPPSDFYYINEYKPAPGISLVNEATFGCSCTDCFFEKCCPAEAGVLLAYNKNQQIKIPPGTPIYECNSRCQCGPDCPNRIVQKGTQYSLCIFRTSNGCGWGVKTLVKIKRMSFVMEYVGEVITSEEAERRGQLYDNKGITYLFDLDYESDEFTVDAARYGNVSHFVNHSCDPNLQVFNVFIDNLDTRLPRIALFSTRTINAGEELTFDYQMKGSGDISSDSIDHSPAKKRVRTVCKCGAVTCRGYLN, via the exons ATGGAATATTATCTCGTAAAATGGAAAGGATGGCCAGATTCTACAAATACTTGGGAACCTTTGCAAAATCTGAAATGTCCATTACTACTTCAGCAGTTCTCTAATGACAAGCAGAACTATTTATCTCAGGTAAAGAAAGGTAAAGCAATAACTCTGAAAGACAGTAACAAAGCTCTGAAACCTGCCATTGCTGAATACATTGTAAAGAAGGCTAAACAAAGGATAGCTCTGCAGAGATGGCAAGACGAGCTcaatagaagaaagaatcacaaaGGAATGATATTTGTTGAAAATGCTGTTGATCTAGAGGGCCCACCTTCAGACTTCTACTACATTAATGAGTACAAGCCAGCTCCTGGAATCAGTTTAGTAAATGAAGCCACCTTTGGTTGTTCATGCACAGAttgcttctttgagaaatgtTGTCCTGCTGAAGCTGGAGTTCTTTTGGCTTATAATAAAAACCAACAGATTAAAATCCCCCCTGGCACCCCCATCTATGAATGCAACTCAAGGTGTCAGTGTGGACCTGACTGTCCCAATAGGATTGTACAGAAAGGCACACAGTATTCCCTTTGCATCTTTCGAACTAGCAATGGCTGTGGCTGGGGTGTAAAAACCCTTGTAAAGATTAAGAGAATGAGCTTTGTCATGGAATATGTTGGAGAG gtaATTACAAGTGAAGAAGCTGAACGACGGGGACAGCTATATGACAACAAAGGAATTACATACCTCTTTGATCTGGACTATGAATCGGATGAATTCACAGTAGATGCAGCACGATATGGAAATGTATCTCATTTTGTGAATCACAGT tGTGACCCAAATCTTCAGGTGTTCAATGTTTTCATTGATAACCTTGATACTCGTCTTCCCCGAATAGCATTATTTTCCACCAGAACCATAAATGCTGGAGAAGAGTTGACTTTTGATTATCAAATGAAAG GTTCTGGAGATATATCTTCAGATTCTATTGACCACAGCCCAGCCAAAAAGAGGGTCAGAACTGTGTGCAAATGTGGAGCTGTGACTTGCAGAGGCTACCTCAACTGA